TATTTCCTGGAGATAGATGATAGGCACCCCTAAAAGGCAATTCTCCTCTAAATTTTACATAAATGCCTTTTAGATTTTCACTTCATCTTCTCTAAGCGTGCTCGCTCCCGCTCAATCTTCTCTATGCATGCCTCACGAACAAAAGCTGAGCGGCTAGGCCAATAACCAACTTCCTCGATGAGAGCATCTATCTCTTTAAGTAAGGGCAGCGGAACCGAAACGGCACTAAACTCAACACGGCTGGACCTCTTCCTTTTTCTGCCAGCCTTAATTTCAGAAGCCATTTTCGTAAAAGTCTCCATGAAGATATTCAAGTCTATTTAGTCATTTAAATATTAAGAAAGGTTTCTCTAGAAAATGAGAGCGCTTCTTCCATCATCACATTTTCTATTAACATTTTCTCCGAAACCCTTCTGAGCCATAAGATGGATTCCGATACTATATATAGAATTCTAGGAGATATAAAACAGAGAAGAAAACAGAAAAAGATGGGGTTTGCGGGAGATATCTCCAGAAGCCTTAAGGGGCAAGCTCGACCACGGCCCCATAGACCATGTTCCTTTAAGTTCACCGAAATTTTTCCTCTTCCTAATATTGTTTATGTCATATATCTTTGAGTTGGCTTCTATTAGGGTTTTTCCTCGATTATGTATTCTTCCTTAAATCCCTAAAATGCTTCTGAACGGACTTAAGAGGGAATTCCCTATTTTAATCCTCTCACATATACATATTAAGGATCATCAAAAGCTTTGTATAAGTTCCGTCATACCGAATTCGTGTATTGGTCACCTCTAAAGCGGAAATATAAATGCAAAATAGAAAAGAATCGAGTTTATTGGAGAAATCTTCAGAAGCATTAAGTGGCTAGTCTCCATTAATTTTGGCAGGCTTTTCGCCACAATCAATAATGGATATGCTCTCATCACATTAATATTTTTAAGTTTTACTTTGAATACTTAACGTCTAGTGATTTGGGGATGTGTTGAGTCTTGAGCGCCAAAAGGAAGGATCTTCAAGCGGTGAGCTTTAAAAGCGGGGGCTTGAAGACGCTCACTTATATAATATTTTTGTCTATTTTACTCTCTATCTTAAATTTCTTGCTCAGCTGGTCTTCTAGGGAGTCTATTCCACAGGTTCTCCAACCTTACAGTGACATCATATTTGCAGTTAATCCATACCTGATTTACATTCAATCTGCGCTTATTTTAGCAATAGGATATCTCATTGTTAACTCCTTTAGTAATACTGTTTACATTTATATGCGGAGATTAACTGACCATCCAACAGCCGCGACTATGAAGACCATTGTGTGGACCCTAGGTATAGCGATCTTACTTGTAATAGTGACCTCAATACTTAGTGCAGGCCCATGGACAGCTTTAACGGTTGGTTCATTCGGTGGCTTAGTTGTCGGCTTCGCAACTCAAACAGTTCTCTCACATTTTGTCGCTGGCATATTTATTATATTGACGCGGCCATTCAGATTTGGCGACATGATAACGATAGCTGGGCAGACTGGAATAGTTAAAGAGATGAAGATAATGCACCTAATACTTGAAACAAAGGATGGATCTACAGAAATACTCATACCTAACGGAATGGTTTTCACACAAATAATTCTAAGAAGAAAAATAGTAGTTGAGGAGACAACTACACAAATCCACGAATTAAGGGAGGAGATTGAGTCAATTAAAAAGGCAACCGAAATGAGATCTTGAAAAATAAGTTATAAAAAATGGGAGAATAAGGTTACTAGGTTCTTAATTACTAAACAGTTTTCCCAGCCAAAAGCTTTAAGAACTCTCTCATAAATGCTGGTAGATCCGGCCAAGCCCTGCTAGTAACTAAATTTCCATCCACAACTACCTCTTGATCTACGTATTTGGCTCCAGCCTGTTTAAGGTCGGGTGCAACAGCCATGTAACATGTCATCTTTCTTCCTTTAGCTAGTCCGTACCCGGTGATTACTAGTGGACCATGGCATATTGCCGCTATCGGTTTATTCTTCTCAAAGAAGTGTTTTATGATGGATTCAAGCTCCGGATAGGTTCTTATATATTCTGGCGCCCTTCCTCCTGGTATTATTAGGCCATCAAATTCTTCTGGCTTAACATCCTTAAAGGATAGGTCAACCCAGCCGAATCTGTAGCCGGGCTTCTCAGTATATGTTTCCCAACCTGGCTCAAAATCGTGGACAACTGTGAATAGGATCTTTTTTGAGGGAGCCGCTACAACAACATCTATGCCAGCCTCTTTAAGCCTCCAGAATGGGTAGAAAATCTCCTGAGCTTCGACGCCATCTCCAGCGATAATTAAGACTTTGGGCAATCTCCCACCCAAATACTCTTAGCTTGAGATTTACGTATAAAAATTTTCTTGAAAGTTCACTATCAACATTATATGATGTCTCACCAAGTTTTCTATTCAAGTGAGTTAACTCTTGAATACGACGAGATTATAGAAAAGCAATTAAACAACCCCATTTAAATATTATTTTGTATTTCAAGCAAATCTATTGAGGTGTAAAAGTAAATGGTGATTAAAGCATACGTGTTGTTTAAAGTGAATTCTGGAACTGAGAAGGATGTCTGCAAGAAAATAGCTGATTTAGATAACGTTTTGGATGCAAGTATAATCTATGGGGAATATGATATAGTCGCTAGAGTTGCGGTTCCAGAACTCGCTCAACTAAACGAGTTTCTAGATAAAGTCAGAAACATGCCAAGTGTAATTCTAACATCAACGATGATAGTTGCACAGGAATATAAGGGAAAGAATAAGCGTGAAGCACTCAATGCCTAAAAGGTAGGCAATCCCTATAAATCTGCGAGCAGCAAACATTTGAAAAAATAATCTTTAAGCCCAAGTTTTTGGCTCTTTCTATGGCTTCTATACTTGGGAAAGCTATGGCATTAACACCGGCTTCAACGGCCAATACATCTATTACAGCCCTATAACTACCTTTAGGTCTCGCGCATCCAAGAGCTATTGGAATATCTGGCATCATGAGACGCGCATTCAAAAGAATATTTATTACGGATTTTGGCGCTGGGGGTTTAATTGTCTCCATTTTTGTCCCTTTAATTGGAAAGAAGATTATTATTATTAGGGCTGATGGATCATGCTCCGCAATCATCCTTAACGCTTCATTCTCACCTTTTATGCTACCGTAATGTAAGCCAACTAGGATGTGTGGTGTAAATGGTATGCCAGCCTTTTTAAGAGCTTCAAGAGCTTCAGCATATTTATTCACATCCATATTAAGATGGTATACTTCCCTAATAGTTTCATTCGAGCCTATTATATCAATAGAGACGGCATCAACTCCGGCTTCTTTAAGCCTTGAAGCCATATTAAAATCAATGAGTCCTGTATGAACTACTATCGTCAGCCCAAGATTCTTCTTGATTTCACGTATGGCATCTATAAACTTAGATATTGGCACAGAGCCGTCTGGCAAGCATCCGCCACTTATTAAGCAGCCGACAGCGCCACGCCTCTTTAAATCGGTGCAAATCTCTATTAGTTTGCTTGGTGTGCCTGCTGGAATCATCGTTTTAAGAATTCTACCACCGCAATGATCACAATTAAGAGAACAATATGAGCCAGTAACAGATATTGATGGAAAACTTATTGGAGACGACCTATAATACCTGTTATTGTAGTAGGTAAAGCCCGGCACATAAAAATGAATCCTCTTACCGAATCTATACCAACTCTCTTCGCGGGCCTCAGGAAGTCTTTTCCAAAAATCATTGGGCAACATCTAATTCTTTCACCTTAACATGTATTTCTGATTTTCCCGTTATCTTAATAGTTTAAGTCCAATCATCTTGAATAATAATTTATAGTTACAAGTATAGGTGTGTTCATGAAGGTCTTAGGTCTTACATTGTTGTCTCAATCTCATTTATGCTCTGTGAATCCAGCTTATACAAGTCTTCTATCTCATTAATATTGTCATTTATGTCAGTTATAACGATCCTATTTCCCACTTGTATAACGCTCATACGCCCTCGAGTTCTGAAACTTCGGGGACCTTTATCCGTCACAACTTCCCAAAGAAACTCATCGCCGCTTGTCTCAATCCTCTTAATTCTTAAAATTTTTGGGATAAAGTATATTTTATCTAGAACCCTCTGAAGATTTGCCCTAGATTCTTCATCAAGTTCCATGTAATTTTTAAGAGTGCAGACATCAGTACCATAACTATCCCTAAATATTATGAAATCCGGATATGTTATCGGGAATGGTCTGGATGGGATAAGCCCCGGAAGAACCTTCCCATCTACAATTAATTCAAGTGTATCTTCCTGCTCATTAAGCAGCACCTTCACCTTCTTAGGATCTAAAATATTTAGGTTTTTCAGGAAATCGGATAGTGGCATTATTTCACCTCTGCGCGATGCTTAAGATTTGCTCTTCAGCAAATTGCGCCTTATAAAGCTGGCTGTAGAGTCCGCCAGCCTTCATTAATTCATCGTGTGTACCAACCTCAACTATTTTACCCTTATCTATAACAACTATTCTATCAACATTCTGTAATGTTGAAAGTCTATGTGCAATAATGATAGTCGTTCTGCCCTTTACAAGATTCTCTATAGCCTCTTGAATCTTTTTCTCCGTTAAAGTATCTACTGATGACGTTGCCTCATCAAATATCAATATTTTAGGCTCAGTTATTATGGCCCTTGCTATGGCGACACGTTGTCTCTCACCTCCAGAAAGTCTCCATCCTCTGTCACCTACATTCGTGTCATAAGCTAACGGTTGGCTCATGGCAAACTCATGAACATTCGCGGCTTTAGCGGCAGCGATTATTTCTTCTGGAGCCGCATTCTGCCTACCATAGGCTATGTTATAGGCTATTGAGCCATAAAAGAGCAATGGATCCTGTAGGACTAAGCCTATTTGGGATCTCAAGCAATTGATCTTTATTCTTTTTAGATCAACACCATCAATATATATGGCTCCTTCAGTTGGATCATAAAAACGTAATAATAGCTTAATTAGCGTTGTTTTACCGGACCCGCTTGGTCCATCTTATCATAGAAGCCTAAAGATAGGCTTTGGAGATGCTCATAAACCTTCACTCTGATATTATAAATTATTTTTTGACCAATAAACGAGAGAATGTAATTCTGAAGAGCGCCTAGTATAGCGTTGATGCCGTAAACCGATATAAAGGCGATGACCACGTAAATTAGTATTTCTACATTTCTTTTCATAAAGACTTCATCAAGCAATATTTTCATCAGATATGGTGGTGTAAGGTTTAGGGCTATTATGGAAAGAGATAATATAACGGCTAAAATAACATAGTAATATAAGGTTTTAAGAAGCCCATAAGCCAGAGGAGTGCCTGGGTCTTTTTCGTACCGCTCTTCTCGGATAAGAGTGTTTCAAAAATCTCTGGATTCACGCTCTCTAATTTAATGTCTCCTTTAGCAATTTTATCTATGAGTTTAGCTAGGTTATAGAAGCCCTCTAAACGCTCACGTGAGAAGCGAATCACGCTTTTTAATCCATCATTTGTTTCAAGAAGAAGTTCAGAGTTACCTAAATAATCTTTAACAAAAGATGAACGTACATCATTTAGATTTATTTGACGAACATTTTTAGTGACAGGATTTATAGTGATTATTCTCTTCGTTGTCAAAAACAGCCACACTTCACCAAAATTTCCATTCTCATCTATGTCCCCTGAAAAACTGCAAATGATCTCTTCATTTTCCGAGAGAGACAGGTCAAGTAATTCCTTAACGTCTTTCGGAATATTTTTTGCAGTTTCCCTCAAACTATCGCTAGTTCCCCCAAGATCCTAGTTTTAGTAGTTTTTCATGTAAATTCGTTGGTCTAATAAATGTTTC
Above is a window of Candidatus Bathyarchaeia archaeon DNA encoding:
- a CDS encoding ribbon-helix-helix domain-containing protein is translated as MASEIKAGRKRKRSSRVEFSAVSVPLPLLKEIDALIEEVGYWPSRSAFVREACIEKIERERARLEKMK
- a CDS encoding mechanosensitive ion channel, encoding MSAKRKDLQAVSFKSGGLKTLTYIIFLSILLSILNFLLSWSSRESIPQVLQPYSDIIFAVNPYLIYIQSALILAIGYLIVNSFSNTVYIYMRRLTDHPTAATMKTIVWTLGIAILLVIVTSILSAGPWTALTVGSFGGLVVGFATQTVLSHFVAGIFIILTRPFRFGDMITIAGQTGIVKEMKIMHLILETKDGSTEILIPNGMVFTQIILRRKIVVEETTTQIHELREEIESIKKATEMRS
- a CDS encoding DJ-1/PfpI family protein; the encoded protein is MPKVLIIAGDGVEAQEIFYPFWRLKEAGIDVVVAAPSKKILFTVVHDFEPGWETYTEKPGYRFGWVDLSFKDVKPEEFDGLIIPGGRAPEYIRTYPELESIIKHFFEKNKPIAAICHGPLVITGYGLAKGRKMTCYMAVAPDLKQAGAKYVDQEVVVDGNLVTSRAWPDLPAFMREFLKLLAGKTV
- a CDS encoding Lrp/AsnC ligand binding domain-containing protein, producing the protein MVIKAYVLFKVNSGTEKDVCKKIADLDNVLDASIIYGEYDIVARVAVPELAQLNEFLDKVRNMPSVILTSTMIVAQEYKGKNKREALNA
- a CDS encoding radical SAM protein, whose amino-acid sequence is MLPNDFWKRLPEAREESWYRFGKRIHFYVPGFTYYNNRYYRSSPISFPSISVTGSYCSLNCDHCGGRILKTMIPAGTPSKLIEICTDLKRRGAVGCLISGGCLPDGSVPISKFIDAIREIKKNLGLTIVVHTGLIDFNMASRLKEAGVDAVSIDIIGSNETIREVYHLNMDVNKYAEALEALKKAGIPFTPHILVGLHYGSIKGENEALRMIAEHDPSALIIIIFFPIKGTKMETIKPPAPKSVINILLNARLMMPDIPIALGCARPKGSYRAVIDVLAVEAGVNAIAFPSIEAIERAKNLGLKIIFSNVCCSQIYRDCLPFRH
- a CDS encoding DUF1854 domain-containing protein, with the translated sequence MPLSDFLKNLNILDPKKVKVLLNEQEDTLELIVDGKVLPGLIPSRPFPITYPDFIIFRDSYGTDVCTLKNYMELDEESRANLQRVLDKIYFIPKILRIKRIETSGDEFLWEVVTDKGPRSFRTRGRMSVIQVGNRIVITDINDNINEIEDLYKLDSQSINEIETTM
- a CDS encoding ABC transporter transmembrane domain-containing protein; translation: MREERYEKDPGTPLAYGLLKTLYYYVILAVILSLSIIALNLTPPYLMKILLDEVFMKRNVEILIYVVIAFISVYGINAILGALQNYILSFIGQKIIYNIRVKVYEHLQSLSLGFYDKMDQAGPVKQR
- a CDS encoding PH domain-containing protein, yielding MRETAKNIPKDVKELLDLSLSENEEIICSFSGDIDENGNFGEVWLFLTTKRIITINPVTKNVRQINLNDVRSSFVKDYLGNSELLLETNDGLKSVIRFSRERLEGFYNLAKLIDKIAKGDIKLESVNPEIFETLLSEKSGTKKTQALLWLMGFLKPYITMLF